The window TCGCTTCCGAGTTCGTCCTCCACAAGACCGAGCTCCGTGGCTAGCGTGTCTTCGTCGACAGGCTCTGCCTTCCCGTGATAGGCATCGAGTGCATCAGTAAGCATACGCAGTGCTTCGGCCCGGTCATCGCCGAAGGAAGCGACACCTGTCTCGATGTCTTTGGCGGTGACTCGCCCATCATCCTCGTAGATGAACTCAACGCCGCCGTCACCGTTATCACGAGTTGTACTGGCCATCTCTACCAGAACCGGGTCGGTAACTACAAATAAGCATTTGGACAGTCCAACAGCGGTCTCTGGCTAATCGTTTGCAGGTTGAAGACAGATACAGAAGGCAGTACTCGTCATTGCTACCAACCCGCCGACGCCAGTAGTCGAATTTCCTGTCTGTCAGAAGGTGAGGTTACCAGACCACCAAATTCATAATACTATCACCTCAGCGATTCACCGCGATGCGTAGTGAGTAGGCGATGAATGCCAGTCCAACGAACTGGATTACCCTGACGACCAGTCTGACCACATTTTGCAGATGAATCGGGATGACTCGAAATGCGATGAGTCCCTGTCCGGCGAGTGCGAACACGTACGTGATCCCAAAAAGAAGTATCATTCCAATTGAGAGATATCGCATCGAAGGATCGTCGTGACGCCGAAGGCCACGATACGCATGAAAGCCAATATACAGGCCGATAATGGCGGAAGCAGTGGCGACACCGCCTGCTGCAAGACCAATAGGGGAAGCAAGACTGACCATATTAGAACCGTCCCCACATTCGCGTGAGTGCGTCTGCGACGTCCCTCTCTTGACGGTCGACTTTCCAGTCTACGTCACCCTCTTGAATCGTGAGTTCGAAGCGGTCAAACTGCGTAACATAGACCGTTTCGTGGTGTCCATCGCGTCGTGGCCGCGTCTGTTCTTGGAGAAGAGACGCAGCTTTGAGTCGTTCCACTCGGCGATAGATTGTAGACGGAGAAACGTCACATTGTTCGCTAAGTTCGTTCGCCGAAAGCGGTTTTTCACTCGTGACAATGAGAATCGACCGACAGAGGTCGTCGTCG of the Haloprofundus salilacus genome contains:
- a CDS encoding winged helix-turn-helix domain-containing protein, giving the protein MCVTTQIDNSIRFRVQSFSSPRTLENHCIPDLFHGRMSDSDVTENIDLSEILDLFDDDLCRSILIVTSEKPLSANELSEQCDVSPSTIYRRVERLKAASLLQEQTRPRRDGHHETVYVTQFDRFELTIQEGDVDWKVDRQERDVADALTRMWGRF
- a CDS encoding DUF7521 family protein, with the translated sequence MVSLASPIGLAAGGVATASAIIGLYIGFHAYRGLRRHDDPSMRYLSIGMILLFGITYVFALAGQGLIAFRVIPIHLQNVVRLVVRVIQFVGLAFIAYSLRIAVNR
- a CDS encoding type II toxin-antitoxin system HicB family antitoxin, yielding MASTTRDNGDGGVEFIYEDDGRVTAKDIETGVASFGDDRAEALRMLTDALDAYHGKAEPVDEDTLATELGLVEDELGSEGHPPWDA